The sequence GGAAGCGCCACCAACGGGCCTGCACCTGCCAGGCCTTCTCCCGGCGCAGCCCGCGCCACAGCAGGGTTGCGTTGAGCCAGGCCGACAGCGACGTCGCCAGCGCCAGCCCCGCGTGGGCCAGCGGCAGCACCAGCGCCAGATTGAAAACCATATTCGCCACCATCGCGATGACCCCGATCTTCACCGGCGTGCGCGTGTCCTGACGGGCGAAGAATCCCGGAGCCAGCACCTTGATCAGCATGAACGCCAGCAGGCCCGCAGAATAGGCTCGCAGGCTCTGGGCCGACATCACCACATCGCGCCCGGTCACCTCACCGTAGTGGAACAGCGTGGCTATCAGCGGCTCCGCCAGCATCGCCAGCGCCAGCGCCGCGGGCGCACCAATCAGCAGGACGGCACGAATCGCCCAGTCGACCGTGCGGGCGAACTGATCCGGCGCCTCCGCCGCGTGCTTGCGCGACAGGTTGGGCAGGATGACGGTGCCGATCGCCACGCCGAACACCCCCAGCGGCAACTCGGACAGGCGGTCGGAGTAATACAGCCAGGACACGCTGCCGGTTTGCAGGAACGAGGCCAGCACCGTGTCCAGCAGCAGATTGATCTGGCTGACCGAGACGCCAAACAGAGCCGGCGCCATCAGCCTGAGCACGCGCCGCACGCCTTCGTGGCGATAATCCACCCGCGGTCTGGGCAACAGCCCGAGACGCATCAGGAACGGCAGCTGGAAGAACAGCTGCAGCGCCCCGGCGATGAAGACACCCCAGGCCAGTGCCATCACCTTCGTTTCCATCAGCGGCGACAGGAAAATCGCCGCGCCGATCATCGCCAGATTGAGCAGGACCGGCGTGAAAGCCGGCACGGCAAAGCGGTCGTAGCTGTTGAGGATCGCCCCGGCAAAGGCGGTCAGCGAAATCAGTAACAGATAGGGAAAGGTAATGCGCAGCATGTCGCTGGCCAGGGCGAATTTTTCAGGCTCGTCAATAAACCCGGGCGCAAACACCATGGTCAGCACCGGCGAACCGAGCATCGCCACCAGCGTCACCCCCAGCAGCACCAGACCCAGGCTGCCCGCCACGGCATTGACCAGTTGGCGCACAGCGCCGATCGCTTCTTTCTCCCGGTAGGACGAAAGCACCGGCACGAACGCCTGGGAAAACGCACCCTCGGCAAACAGGCGACGCAGGAAATTGGGAATCTTGAAGGCGACGAAGAACGCATCCGCCCCGGCGCCGGCGCCAAAGTAGCGGGCAATCACCATGTCCCGCACCAGCCCCAACACCCGGGACAACATGGTCATGACACCAACGACGCCGGAAGAGCGCAGCAGACCGGGCGCTTTGGGAGCAGACTCCTTGGAAACCTTCTGGGCTGGCTCGGACGCCATCAATGCACTTCCTTTTCGCACGGAATCATGGGACGCTGACGGCCTCTGGATGGCCCCTTTCAGGGCCTCCGACCGCCGGCGCACGGCAGTCTACCACAGCCCCGCGCGACGGGGATTTGAGGGGGATTTCACTTGACATCACGCCCCTTAAACGGCATAGTTCCGCGTCATTTATTTTGAGGCGCTGATTGTTGGCGCGCCCGTTATTGTTCAGAAACGAATTTCAGGAGTTATACGGTGGCAAACTCTCCCCAAGCCCGTAAGCGCGCTCGTCAGAACGAGAACAACCGCAAGCACAACGCTAGCCTGCGTTCCATGTCGCGCACCTACGTGAAGAAAGTACAAAGCAAGATCGAAGCTGGCAACTACGAAGAAGCCCAGGCGGCCTTCACGTCTGCCCAGCCGATTCTCGACAGCATGGTCAACAAGGGCATCTACACCAAGAACAAGGTGGCCCGCCTGAAGAGCCGCATGTCGACCAAGATCAAGGCCCTGAAAAGCGCCTGATCCTGCAGTCTGAAAAAAACCGGCCAATGGCCGGTTTTTTTATGCCTGAAATTCAGTGGCGCGACGTTACGCCACGCGATGTCAGATCACACAATGACCAGATTATCCCGGTGGATAACCTCCTCGTCGGACACGTAGCCCAGCACTTCGGTGATCCGGTCACTGGAACGCCCGGCAATCGCCCGAGCCTCATCCGCGTCGTAATTCACCAGGCCACGAGCCACTTCGCGCCCCGCCTCGTCAACGCAGGACACCATTTCGCCCCGCCGGAACTGGCCGGAAATGGAACGCACCCCTACCGGCAACAGGCTGCGCCCACCCTTGCACAGCACCCGCACCGCACCGGCGTCCAGGACCAGTTGCCCGCGGGTTTTCAGATGACTCGCCAGCCATTGTTTGCGCGCCGCCAGACGCTCCTGCTCGGGCAACAACAGCGTGCCCAACGCCTCCCCGTCACGCAAACGCTGCACCACGGATTCGAGACGGCCTCCCACGATCACGGTAAAGGCACCGGAGCGCGCCGCCAAACGCGCCGCGCGGACCTTGGTCTGCATACCGCCACGCCCCAGCATGCCGGCCCCGCCGGCCGCCATGGCATCCAGCTCGCCGTCGCTGGCCAGGCGCTCATCCACCAACTGCGCATCGGGATGCTTGCGGGGATCCCGGTCGAACAGACCATCCTGGTCGGTGAGGATGACCAGGCCATCGGCTTCGACCAGGTTCGCCACCAGCGCACCAAGCGTATCGTTGTCGCCGAAACGGATCTCGTCGGTGACCACCGTGTCGTTCTCGTTAACGATGGGAATCACCCCCAGATCCAGCAGGGTTCGCAGCGTGCTACGTGCATTCAGGTAACGCTTGCGGTCGGACAGGTCGTCGTGAGTCAGGAGGACCTGGGCGGAGTGCAAGTCGTGGCGCTTGAACTGCGCCTCCCAGGTCTGGACCAACCCCATCTGCCCAACGGCGGCGGCTGCCTGGAGCTCATGCAGGTGCTGCGGACGGGCCGACCACCCCAGCCGGCTCATCCCCTCGGCCACGGAACCGGAGGAAACCAGCACCACCTCAACACCGCTACGGATCAAAGCGGCCATCTGGTCGACCCAGCCGGCCAGCGCCGGTACGTCCAAACCCCGACCATCGTTGGTCAGCAGGGCGCTGCCAATTTTCACCACCAGGCGCCGGGCGCCCCCAATCCGTCGACGTTCTGACATAGCCTACCTGCCTACTCCCCAAACCTGGCGGTCATTACCAGCCGCCCGACTGACGGACGGCCACCTGCTCGGCGCCGTTTACTCCGGCGCGTACACCACCTCGACGCCGTCATCATCATCATCGTCGTCGTCATCGAAGTCGTCGTTCTCGCGATCGGCACGACGGGCGGCCTTGATCGCCTCGATCTGCTCACGCGCCTCGTCGTCCATCTGCCGGCGCAATTCCGCTTCACGCTCGGCCAACTCCGGGTTGTCCGCCTCTTCCTCGGCACGCTGCTCGATCCAGCGCATCACCGCCTGACACAACGGCTTGGTACCTTCACCACTCAACGCCGAAACACGGAACACCGGGCCTTCCCAGCCCAACTCGTCGACGATCGACTGGCACACGGACTCGCGCTCGT comes from Marinobacter bohaiensis and encodes:
- the murJ gene encoding murein biosynthesis integral membrane protein MurJ produces the protein MASEPAQKVSKESAPKAPGLLRSSGVVGVMTMLSRVLGLVRDMVIARYFGAGAGADAFFVAFKIPNFLRRLFAEGAFSQAFVPVLSSYREKEAIGAVRQLVNAVAGSLGLVLLGVTLVAMLGSPVLTMVFAPGFIDEPEKFALASDMLRITFPYLLLISLTAFAGAILNSYDRFAVPAFTPVLLNLAMIGAAIFLSPLMETKVMALAWGVFIAGALQLFFQLPFLMRLGLLPRPRVDYRHEGVRRVLRLMAPALFGVSVSQINLLLDTVLASFLQTGSVSWLYYSDRLSELPLGVFGVAIGTVILPNLSRKHAAEAPDQFARTVDWAIRAVLLIGAPAALALAMLAEPLIATLFHYGEVTGRDVVMSAQSLRAYSAGLLAFMLIKVLAPGFFARQDTRTPVKIGVIAMVANMVFNLALVLPLAHAGLALATSLSAWLNATLLWRGLRREKAWQVQARWWRFLLQLLVANGALALVVFWLNSPVDQWLAMSGLQRAQQMGLLVVAGAAVYFLVLVLAGVRLRHFRLK
- the rpsT gene encoding 30S ribosomal protein S20, coding for MANSPQARKRARQNENNRKHNASLRSMSRTYVKKVQSKIEAGNYEEAQAAFTSAQPILDSMVNKGIYTKNKVARLKSRMSTKIKALKSA
- the proB gene encoding glutamate 5-kinase; this encodes MSERRRIGGARRLVVKIGSALLTNDGRGLDVPALAGWVDQMAALIRSGVEVVLVSSGSVAEGMSRLGWSARPQHLHELQAAAAVGQMGLVQTWEAQFKRHDLHSAQVLLTHDDLSDRKRYLNARSTLRTLLDLGVIPIVNENDTVVTDEIRFGDNDTLGALVANLVEADGLVILTDQDGLFDRDPRKHPDAQLVDERLASDGELDAMAAGGAGMLGRGGMQTKVRAARLAARSGAFTVIVGGRLESVVQRLRDGEALGTLLLPEQERLAARKQWLASHLKTRGQLVLDAGAVRVLCKGGRSLLPVGVRSISGQFRRGEMVSCVDEAGREVARGLVNYDADEARAIAGRSSDRITEVLGYVSDEEVIHRDNLVIV